A portion of the Sandaracinobacteroides saxicola genome contains these proteins:
- the fusA gene encoding elongation factor G, translating to MPRSNPLERYRNIGIMAHIDAGKTTTTERILYYTGKSYKIGEVHEGTATMDWMEQEQERGITITSAATTCFWNDHRINIIDTPGHVDFTIEVERSLRVLDGAVACFDGVAGVEPQSETVWRQADKYKVPRMCFVNKLDRTGANFDRCVQMIKDRLGARPAVLYLPIGLEGDFVGLVDLVENRAIVWLEESLGAKFEYKDIPDNLKAAAAAARSELIEMAVEQDDAVMEAYLEGSEPDVATLKALIRKGTLAFAFVPVLCGSAFKNKGVQPLLDAVVDYLPSPLDIPPVQGIDPKGNEDTRKADDSEPFSALAFKIMTDPFVGTLTFARIYSGKLEAASTVLNSVKDKREKIGRMLLMHANNREDIKEAFAGDIVALVGLKDVTTGDTLCAPLKPIILERMEFPDPVIEVAVEPKTKADQEKMGIALNRLAQEDPSFRVTSDIESGQTIIKGMGELHLEILVDRMKREFKVEANVGAPQVAYRESLARKVDVDYTHKKQSGGSGQFGRIKFTVEPGERGSGVVFVDEVKGGNIPREYIPSVEKGIREVAESGSLIGFPIIDFKATLYDGAYHDVDSSALAFEITGRGGMREAATKAGIKLLEPMMKVEVVTPEDFMGDCIGDLNSRRGQIQGTDSRGNAQVIEAMVPLANMFGYVNQLRSMTQGRAQYTMQFSHYDEVPANVAEEVKAKMA from the coding sequence ATGCCCCGCAGCAATCCGCTCGAGCGTTATCGCAATATCGGCATCATGGCGCACATCGACGCCGGCAAGACGACGACGACCGAGCGTATCCTGTATTATACCGGCAAGTCCTACAAGATCGGCGAAGTGCATGAAGGCACGGCGACGATGGACTGGATGGAGCAGGAGCAGGAGCGCGGGATCACGATCACCAGCGCGGCGACGACCTGCTTCTGGAACGATCACCGGATCAACATCATCGACACGCCCGGACACGTGGACTTCACCATCGAGGTGGAGCGGTCCTTGCGCGTGCTGGATGGCGCGGTCGCCTGTTTCGATGGCGTGGCCGGCGTGGAGCCGCAATCCGAGACGGTGTGGCGCCAGGCGGACAAGTATAAAGTGCCGCGCATGTGCTTCGTGAACAAGCTCGACCGCACCGGCGCGAATTTCGACCGCTGCGTGCAGATGATCAAGGACCGGCTGGGCGCGCGCCCGGCGGTGCTGTACCTGCCGATCGGGCTGGAGGGCGATTTCGTCGGCCTGGTGGACCTGGTGGAGAACCGGGCGATCGTGTGGCTGGAAGAGAGCCTGGGCGCGAAGTTCGAGTACAAGGACATTCCCGACAATCTGAAGGCGGCGGCGGCGGCCGCGCGTTCGGAGCTGATCGAGATGGCGGTGGAGCAGGACGACGCCGTCATGGAAGCCTATCTGGAAGGCAGCGAGCCCGACGTGGCGACGCTGAAGGCGCTGATCCGCAAGGGCACGCTGGCGTTTGCCTTCGTGCCGGTGCTGTGCGGCTCGGCGTTCAAGAACAAGGGTGTGCAGCCGCTGCTGGATGCGGTGGTGGATTATCTGCCCAGCCCGCTCGACATTCCGCCGGTGCAGGGCATCGACCCGAAGGGCAATGAGGACACGCGCAAGGCCGACGACAGCGAGCCGTTCAGCGCGCTGGCGTTCAAGATCATGACCGACCCGTTCGTGGGCACGCTGACCTTCGCGCGCATCTATTCCGGCAAGCTGGAAGCGGCCTCGACCGTGCTGAACAGCGTGAAGGACAAGCGCGAGAAGATCGGCCGCATGCTGTTGATGCATGCCAACAACCGCGAGGACATCAAGGAGGCCTTCGCTGGCGACATCGTCGCGCTGGTGGGGCTGAAGGATGTGACCACGGGCGACACGCTGTGCGCGCCGCTGAAGCCGATCATCCTGGAGCGGATGGAGTTTCCGGACCCGGTCATCGAGGTGGCGGTGGAGCCGAAGACCAAGGCCGACCAGGAGAAGATGGGCATCGCGCTCAACCGGCTGGCGCAGGAGGATCCGTCGTTCCGGGTCACCAGCGACATCGAGAGCGGCCAGACCATCATCAAGGGCATGGGCGAGCTTCACCTGGAAATCCTGGTGGACCGCATGAAGCGCGAGTTCAAGGTGGAGGCCAATGTCGGCGCGCCGCAGGTGGCGTATCGCGAGAGCCTGGCGCGCAAGGTGGACGTGGATTACACGCACAAGAAGCAGTCGGGCGGCTCGGGCCAGTTCGGGCGCATCAAGTTCACCGTCGAGCCGGGCGAGCGCGGCAGCGGCGTGGTGTTCGTGGACGAGGTGAAGGGCGGCAACATCCCGCGCGAATATATCCCGTCCGTTGAGAAGGGCATCCGCGAGGTGGCGGAATCGGGTTCGCTGATCGGCTTCCCGATCATCGACTTCAAGGCGACGCTGTATGACGGTGCCTATCACGACGTCGATTCGAGCGCGCTGGCGTTCGAGATCACCGGGCGTGGTGGCATGCGGGAAGCGGCGACGAAGGCCGGCATCAAGCTGCTGGAGCCGATGATGAAGGTCGAGGTGGTGACGCCGGAGGACTTCATGGGCGACTGCATCGGTGACCTGAACAGCCGTCGGGGCCAGATCCAGGGCACCGACAGCCGCGGCAACGCACAGGTGATCGAGGCGATGGTGCCGCTGGCGAACATGTTCGGTTATGTGAACCAGCTGCGTTCGATGACGCAGGGCCGGGCGCAATATACCATGCAGTTCAGCCACTATGACGAGGTGCCGGCCAATGTGGCCGAGGAAGTGAAAGCCAAGATGGCCTGA
- a CDS encoding DUF2075 domain-containing protein, which yields MARAWWQGDGATLAATEVAAVVGALALNSPFPDEPAQKAAWRVSVEHLRSVARELPDAWVALEFSIPRMGRRADAVLVWRGIVFVVEYKVGEVAATLAGRAQVHGYALDLKNFHETSQAVPIVPLLLPTACARAQFEMPMLAPDGVAEPVVCAPGDMAGVMQAFADAVAAPALDATRWAAGRYRPTPTIIEAAQALFAGHRVEEISRSEAGAENLTVTADAVDAVIARARTQREKAIIFVTGVPGAGKTLAGLNIACRHLDGRAGEDATYLSGNGPLVDVLREALRRDLRAQRAGARVAGRDGFVAARSPDKFIQNVHHFRDDYAGNGDVPSDHVVIFDEAQRAWDRDQTSAFMRRKRGLVDFDQSEPAFLLSVMDRHPDWCVVVALIGDGQEINTGEAGVAEWMAALAGPFRHWRVHVPPRLLSAGHGVSKELAFQVGRLATGTDPALHLAVSVRSFRSEQVAAFVAAMLGDDAAAAREARPDPARFPIWRTRDLAVARAWVRDRRRAGERAGLLAHSKALRLKPEGVFVKAKVDPPVWFLNEGWDVRASDALEDAATEFDVQGLELDWAVVAWDANLTRVDDQWLHREFRGARWTQVGQAHARQFLVNAYRVLLTRARQGMVIFVPRGEERDVTRAPAGYDAIDGWLAACGVGLVGERL from the coding sequence ATGGCGCGGGCGTGGTGGCAGGGGGATGGTGCGACGCTGGCGGCGACGGAGGTTGCCGCGGTGGTGGGGGCGTTGGCGTTGAATTCGCCCTTTCCGGATGAACCGGCGCAGAAGGCGGCGTGGCGAGTGAGCGTCGAGCATCTTCGGTCTGTAGCGCGTGAATTGCCCGATGCCTGGGTGGCGCTGGAGTTTTCCATTCCACGCATGGGGCGGCGGGCGGATGCGGTGCTGGTGTGGCGGGGCATTGTCTTTGTGGTCGAGTATAAGGTGGGGGAGGTGGCGGCGACGCTGGCGGGGCGGGCGCAGGTGCATGGCTATGCGCTGGATCTGAAGAATTTTCATGAGACCAGCCAGGCGGTGCCGATCGTGCCGCTGCTGCTGCCGACGGCGTGCGCGCGGGCGCAGTTCGAGATGCCGATGCTGGCGCCGGATGGGGTTGCCGAGCCGGTGGTGTGCGCGCCGGGCGATATGGCCGGGGTGATGCAGGCGTTCGCCGATGCGGTGGCGGCGCCCGCGTTGGACGCGACGCGTTGGGCGGCGGGCCGCTATCGCCCGACACCGACGATCATCGAGGCGGCGCAGGCCTTGTTTGCCGGGCATCGGGTGGAGGAAATTTCGCGCAGCGAGGCGGGGGCGGAGAATCTGACGGTGACCGCGGACGCGGTGGACGCGGTGATTGCGCGGGCGCGGACGCAGCGGGAAAAGGCGATCATCTTCGTGACGGGGGTGCCGGGGGCGGGCAAGACGCTGGCGGGGCTGAATATTGCCTGCCGGCACCTGGATGGTCGGGCGGGGGAGGATGCGACCTATTTGTCGGGCAATGGCCCGCTGGTGGATGTGTTGCGGGAGGCGTTGCGGCGCGATCTGCGGGCGCAGCGGGCGGGCGCGCGGGTGGCTGGGCGGGATGGTTTTGTGGCGGCGCGGTCTCCGGACAAGTTCATTCAGAATGTGCATCATTTCCGTGACGATTATGCCGGCAATGGCGATGTGCCGAGCGATCATGTGGTGATTTTTGACGAGGCGCAGCGGGCCTGGGATCGCGACCAGACCAGTGCCTTCATGCGGCGCAAGCGCGGGCTGGTGGATTTCGACCAGTCGGAGCCGGCCTTTCTGTTGAGCGTGATGGATCGCCACCCCGACTGGTGCGTGGTGGTGGCGTTGATCGGCGATGGCCAGGAGATCAATACCGGCGAGGCCGGCGTGGCGGAATGGATGGCGGCGCTGGCGGGGCCGTTTCGCCATTGGCGGGTGCATGTGCCACCGCGGCTGTTGAGCGCGGGCCATGGCGTGTCCAAGGAATTGGCGTTTCAGGTGGGGCGGTTGGCGACGGGCACGGACCCGGCGTTGCATCTGGCCGTGTCGGTGCGGTCGTTTCGCAGCGAGCAGGTGGCGGCCTTTGTGGCGGCGATGCTGGGGGATGATGCGGCGGCGGCGCGGGAGGCCCGCCCCGACCCGGCGCGCTTTCCGATATGGCGGACACGTGATCTGGCCGTGGCGCGCGCGTGGGTGCGGGATCGACGCCGGGCCGGCGAGCGGGCAGGACTGCTGGCGCATTCAAAGGCGTTGCGGTTGAAGCCAGAGGGGGTGTTCGTGAAAGCGAAGGTCGATCCGCCGGTCTGGTTTCTGAACGAGGGTTGGGATGTGCGGGCGTCCGATGCGCTGGAGGATGCGGCGACGGAATTCGATGTGCAGGGGCTGGAGCTGGATTGGGCGGTGGTGGCGTGGGATGCAAATCTCACGCGCGTTGATGACCAATGGCTCCATCGGGAGTTTCGCGGTGCGCGTTGGACGCAGGTAGGGCAGGCGCATGCGCGGCAATTTCTGGTGAATGCCTATCGGGTGTTGTTGACGCGGGCGCGGCAGGGGATGGTGATTTTTGTGCCGCGGGGGGAGGAGCGGGATGTGACTCGGGCGCCGGCGGGGTATGACGCGATCGATGGCTGGTTGGCGGCCTGTGGGGTGGGGTTGGTGGGAGAGAGATTGTGA
- the rpsJ gene encoding 30S ribosomal protein S10, with protein METQNIRIRLKAFDHRVLDTATGEIADTAKRTGADVRGPIPLPTRTEKFTVNRSPHVDKKSREQFEVRTYKRLLDIVKPTPQTVDALMKLDLAAGVDVEIKLQG; from the coding sequence ATGGAAACGCAGAATATCCGCATCCGGCTGAAAGCCTTCGACCATCGCGTGCTGGACACGGCGACCGGCGAGATCGCCGATACCGCCAAGCGCACCGGCGCCGATGTGCGGGGGCCGATTCCGCTGCCGACGCGGACGGAGAAGTTCACGGTCAACCGCAGCCCGCATGTGGACAAGAAGAGCCGTGAGCAGTTCGAGGTGCGCACCTACAAGCGCCTGCTGGATATCGTTAAGCCGACGCCGCAGACCGTGGACGCGCTGATGAAGCTGGACCTGGCCGCGGGTGTCGACGTGGAAATCAAGCTGCAGGGGTAA
- the rplC gene encoding 50S ribosomal protein L3 produces the protein MRTGVIAKKMGMTRLFRDDGVHVPVTVLALENCQVVAQKTAERDGYVALQLGAGTAKAKNLTKPERGHFGKAEVEPKAKLVEFRVDEDALVEVGATIAADHFVTGQLVDVTGVTQGKGFAGAMKRWGFGGLRATHGVSVSHRSHGSTGQRQDPGKVFKNKKMAGHMGDKQRTQQNLEVVSTDVERGLIFVRGSVPGSAGGWLFVRDAVKVARHAEAPFPASVKSAANDVAPVADVAPEAVAEESAQ, from the coding sequence ATGAGAACGGGCGTAATCGCCAAGAAGATGGGCATGACCCGTCTGTTCCGGGACGATGGGGTGCATGTGCCCGTCACCGTCCTGGCCTTGGAAAACTGCCAGGTGGTGGCGCAGAAGACAGCGGAGCGTGACGGCTATGTCGCGTTGCAGCTGGGTGCGGGCACGGCCAAGGCGAAGAATCTGACGAAGCCGGAGCGCGGCCATTTCGGCAAGGCCGAGGTGGAGCCGAAGGCCAAGCTGGTCGAGTTCCGCGTCGACGAGGATGCGCTGGTCGAGGTGGGCGCAACCATTGCTGCCGACCATTTCGTGACCGGGCAACTGGTGGACGTGACCGGCGTGACGCAGGGCAAGGGCTTTGCCGGCGCGATGAAGCGCTGGGGTTTCGGCGGTCTGCGCGCGACGCACGGGGTTTCGGTGTCGCACCGTTCGCATGGTTCGACCGGGCAGCGGCAGGATCCGGGCAAGGTCTTTAAGAACAAGAAGATGGCCGGTCACATGGGTGACAAGCAACGGACGCAGCAGAATCTGGAAGTGGTGTCCACGGATGTCGAACGCGGCCTGATCTTCGTGCGCGGGTCGGTGCCGGGGTCGGCCGGTGGCTGGCTGTTCGTGCGCGACGCTGTGAAGGTGGCGCGCCATGCGGAGGCGCCGTTCCCGGCGTCCGTGAAATCGGCCGCCAATGATGTGGCGCCGGTGGCGGATGTTGCTCCTGAGGCTGTGGCTGAGGAGTCGGCACAATGA
- a CDS encoding Xaa-Pro dipeptidase, giving the protein MLKLLLSLGVVLAAPVGAETVLVTADRMVDVVAGRLVERPAILVTDGRIVRVGTQGSVAAPAGAKVIDLKGLTLVPGFIDMHVHLTSEATIGGLQGLLYTDNFWTVMGVANARKMLEVGFTTVRNVGSGNFDDVAIKQAVDGGFVPGPRIVPAGYALGATGGHCDETFFPPSFKAVSRGVADGEVALRAKVREIRKYGAEVIKVCATGGVFSRNTEPGQQQLSESELRAIAEEAHMWGLRVAAHAHGTSGIKAAIRAGIDTIEHASLIDDEGIRLAKEKGTWLSMDIYNTDYTQAEGAKNGVLEDNLRKDREVADVQREGFRKAVKAGVGMVLGSDAGVMPHALAVKQFATMVRFGMTPMQAIQAATLNGGKALGREKDVGAIAPGRFADMVAVAGDPTADVTLLERAAVVLKGGVVVADRR; this is encoded by the coding sequence ATGTTGAAGCTGCTTTTGTCCTTGGGTGTGGTTCTGGCGGCGCCGGTGGGGGCGGAGACGGTGTTGGTGACGGCGGACCGGATGGTGGATGTGGTGGCGGGGCGCCTGGTGGAGCGGCCGGCGATCCTGGTGACCGACGGGCGCATCGTGCGGGTGGGCACACAGGGCAGCGTGGCGGCGCCGGCGGGGGCGAAGGTCATCGACCTCAAGGGCCTGACGCTGGTGCCGGGGTTCATCGACATGCATGTGCATCTGACCAGCGAGGCGACCATCGGCGGGTTGCAGGGGCTGCTCTATACCGACAATTTCTGGACGGTGATGGGGGTGGCGAACGCCAGGAAGATGCTGGAGGTGGGGTTCACCACCGTGCGCAACGTCGGCAGCGGCAATTTCGATGATGTGGCGATCAAGCAGGCGGTGGATGGCGGCTTTGTGCCGGGGCCGCGGATCGTGCCGGCGGGCTATGCGCTGGGGGCGACCGGCGGGCATTGCGACGAGACCTTCTTTCCGCCGAGCTTCAAGGCGGTGAGCCGCGGCGTGGCGGACGGCGAGGTGGCGCTGCGCGCCAAGGTGCGGGAAATCCGCAAATATGGCGCCGAGGTGATCAAGGTGTGCGCGACCGGTGGCGTGTTCAGCCGCAATACCGAGCCGGGGCAGCAGCAGCTGAGCGAAAGCGAGCTGCGGGCGATCGCCGAGGAGGCGCACATGTGGGGGCTGAGGGTGGCGGCGCATGCGCATGGCACCAGCGGCATCAAGGCCGCCATCCGCGCCGGGATCGACACCATCGAGCATGCCAGCCTGATCGACGATGAAGGCATCCGGCTGGCGAAGGAGAAGGGCACCTGGCTGTCGATGGACATCTACAACACCGACTATACCCAGGCGGAGGGGGCGAAGAACGGGGTGCTGGAGGATAATCTGCGCAAGGACCGCGAAGTGGCGGACGTGCAGCGCGAGGGCTTCAGGAAGGCGGTGAAGGCGGGCGTCGGGATGGTGCTGGGGAGCGATGCCGGGGTGATGCCGCATGCGCTGGCGGTGAAGCAGTTCGCGACCATGGTGCGGTTCGGGATGACGCCGATGCAGGCGATCCAGGCGGCGACGCTGAACGGCGGCAAGGCGCTGGGGCGGGAGAAGGATGTGGGGGCGATTGCGCCGGGGCGCTTTGCCGACATGGTGGCGGTGGCGGGTGATCCGACCGCCGACGTGACGCTGCTGGAGAGGGCGGCGGTGGTGCTGAAGGGCGGGGTGGTGGTGGCCGACCGGCGCTGA
- a CDS encoding DUF2306 domain-containing protein, translating to MTAPASAPTTPLPRTGALLLTLYILSTAVIFATVVWPVLVGEARPRFPDRWGWVLLHALTGTLMLVTAPLGLYIGQTRRGFEWHRHVGCTYLGAGMTATLASLYLSLAHPAANGIALATGTLSVVWILVAGIAWRRATRHRIASHRRWMIRSAVLTWTFVFCRLAQQTPLLVPFGDQAIAVGIWLYWIGPLLLTELALRLHARSAA from the coding sequence ATGACCGCTCCCGCGTCCGCCCCCACCACCCCCCTCCCCCGCACCGGCGCGCTGCTGCTCACCCTCTACATCCTCTCCACCGCCGTCATCTTCGCCACCGTCGTCTGGCCGGTGCTGGTGGGGGAGGCCCGGCCCCGCTTCCCCGACCGCTGGGGCTGGGTGCTGCTCCACGCGCTCACCGGCACCCTCATGCTCGTCACCGCCCCGCTCGGCCTCTACATCGGCCAGACCCGCCGCGGCTTCGAATGGCACCGCCACGTCGGCTGCACCTACCTCGGCGCCGGCATGACCGCGACGCTCGCCTCGCTGTATCTCTCCCTCGCCCACCCGGCCGCCAACGGCATCGCCCTGGCCACCGGCACGCTCTCCGTCGTCTGGATCCTCGTCGCCGGCATCGCCTGGCGCCGCGCCACCCGGCACCGCATCGCCTCCCACCGCCGCTGGATGATCCGCAGCGCCGTCCTCACCTGGACCTTCGTCTTCTGCCGTCTCGCGCAACAGACCCCGCTCCTCGTCCCGTTCGGAGACCAGGCCATCGCCGTCGGCATCTGGCTCTACTGGATCGGGCCGCTGCTGCTCACCGAACTGGCGCTGCGCCTGCACGCCCGAAGCGCCGCATGA
- the tuf gene encoding elongation factor Tu: MAKAKFERNKPHCNIGTIGHVDHGKTSLTAAITKVLAETGGATFTAYDQIDKAPEERERGITISTAHVEYETQNRHYAHVDCPGHADYVKNMITGAAQMDGAILVVSATDGPMPQTKEHILLAKQVGVPAMVVFMNKVDQVDDEEILELVELEIREELSKRDFDGDNIPIIKGSALMALEGKRDDIGREAVLKLMAAVDEYIPQPERPLDRPFLMPIEDVFSISGRGTVVTGRVETGIVKVGEEVEIVGIKDTVKTVCTGVEMFRKLLDQGQAGDNIGALLRGTKREDVERGQVLCKPGSIKPHTEFDAEVYVLSKDEGGRHTPFFANYRPQFYFRTTDVTGECKLPEGTEMVMPGDNVKLGVKLIAPIAMDQGLRFAIREGGRTVGAGVVASITK, encoded by the coding sequence ATGGCGAAGGCGAAGTTTGAGCGGAACAAGCCGCACTGCAACATCGGCACCATCGGTCACGTCGACCATGGCAAGACGTCTCTGACGGCGGCGATCACGAAGGTGCTGGCGGAAACCGGCGGCGCGACCTTCACCGCCTATGACCAGATCGACAAGGCGCCGGAAGAGCGCGAGCGCGGCATCACCATCTCGACCGCGCACGTCGAGTATGAGACGCAGAACCGCCACTATGCCCACGTCGACTGCCCGGGCCACGCCGACTATGTGAAGAACATGATCACCGGCGCGGCGCAGATGGACGGCGCGATCCTGGTGGTGAGCGCGACCGACGGGCCGATGCCGCAGACGAAGGAGCACATCCTGCTGGCGAAGCAGGTCGGCGTGCCGGCGATGGTCGTGTTCATGAACAAGGTCGACCAGGTCGATGACGAGGAAATCCTGGAGCTGGTCGAGCTGGAAATCCGCGAGGAACTGAGCAAGCGCGATTTCGACGGCGACAATATTCCGATCATCAAGGGTTCAGCGTTGATGGCGCTGGAAGGCAAGCGCGACGACATCGGTCGGGAAGCGGTGCTGAAGCTGATGGCGGCGGTTGACGAATATATCCCGCAGCCGGAGCGTCCGCTGGACCGCCCGTTCCTGATGCCGATCGAAGACGTGTTCTCGATCTCGGGCCGTGGCACCGTGGTGACCGGCCGCGTCGAGACCGGCATCGTCAAGGTGGGCGAGGAAGTCGAGATCGTCGGCATCAAGGATACGGTGAAGACCGTGTGCACGGGCGTGGAAATGTTCCGCAAGCTGCTCGACCAGGGCCAGGCCGGCGACAACATCGGCGCGCTGCTGCGCGGGACGAAGCGTGAGGACGTGGAGCGCGGCCAGGTGCTGTGCAAGCCGGGTTCGATCAAGCCGCACACCGAGTTCGACGCGGAAGTCTATGTGCTGTCGAAGGACGAAGGCGGCCGTCACACGCCGTTCTTCGCCAACTATCGCCCGCAATTCTATTTCCGGACGACCGACGTGACCGGCGAGTGCAAGCTGCCCGAGGGCACCGAGATGGTGATGCCGGGCGACAATGTGAAGCTGGGCGTGAAGCTGATCGCCCCGATCGCCATGGACCAGGGCCTGCGCTTCGCCATCCGCGAAGGTGGGCGCACGGTTGGCGCAGGGGTTGTCGCCAGCATCACGAAGTAG
- a CDS encoding enoyl-CoA hydratase produces the protein MQGPVAVVTLNRAEAMNALSKALRAALAAAMRRVDADPEVRAVVLTGAGTRAFTAGLDLKELGSDAAAMDDATGQGADANPVKAVEQCRKPVVGAINGVAITGGFELALACDVLIASENARFADTHARVGIMPGWGLSQKLSRLIGIYRAKELSLTGNFLDAVTAERWGLVNRVVAADDLLPAAVALATDMAGVEPGFSAAYKRLIDDGFAVAFGEGLRLETARSSAANAGVGPEEVARRREAVQARGRTQG, from the coding sequence ATGCAGGGGCCGGTGGCGGTGGTGACGCTGAACCGGGCGGAGGCGATGAATGCGCTGTCGAAGGCGCTGCGCGCGGCGTTGGCGGCGGCGATGCGGCGGGTGGATGCCGACCCTGAAGTGCGGGCAGTGGTGCTGACGGGGGCGGGGACCCGGGCGTTCACCGCGGGGCTGGACCTGAAGGAGCTGGGCAGTGATGCCGCGGCGATGGACGATGCGACCGGGCAGGGGGCTGATGCCAATCCGGTGAAGGCCGTGGAGCAGTGCCGCAAGCCGGTGGTGGGGGCGATCAACGGCGTGGCGATCACCGGCGGGTTCGAGCTGGCGCTGGCGTGCGATGTGCTGATCGCCAGCGAGAATGCCCGGTTCGCGGACACCCATGCCCGGGTGGGGATCATGCCGGGGTGGGGGTTGTCCCAGAAACTCTCTCGGTTGATCGGGATTTACCGGGCGAAGGAGCTGAGCCTGACGGGAAATTTCCTGGACGCGGTGACGGCGGAACGGTGGGGGCTGGTGAACCGGGTGGTGGCGGCGGATGACCTGTTGCCGGCGGCGGTGGCCCTGGCGACCGACATGGCGGGCGTGGAGCCGGGGTTCAGCGCGGCGTACAAGCGGCTGATCGATGATGGCTTTGCAGTGGCGTTTGGGGAGGGGTTGCGGCTGGAAACGGCGCGGTCTTCGGCGGCGAATGCGGGCGTGGGGCCGGAGGAGGTTGCGCGGCGGCGGGAGGCGGTGCAGGCTCGGGGACGGACGCAGGGGTAG
- the rpsL gene encoding 30S ribosomal protein S12, whose protein sequence is MPTINQLIRKGREPQKARNKVPAMQACPQKRGVCTRVYTTTPKKPNSALRKVAKVRLTNGFEVIGYIPGEGHNLQEHSVVLIRGGRVKDLPGVRYHVLRGVLDTQGVKNRKQSRSKYGAKRPK, encoded by the coding sequence GTGCCGACGATTAACCAGTTGATCCGCAAGGGGCGCGAGCCGCAGAAGGCGCGCAACAAGGTGCCCGCGATGCAGGCCTGCCCGCAGAAGCGTGGCGTGTGCACGCGCGTTTACACGACCACGCCGAAGAAGCCGAACTCGGCTTTGCGGAAGGTGGCGAAGGTTCGCCTGACCAACGGGTTCGAGGTGATCGGTTACATCCCCGGCGAGGGCCACAACCTGCAGGAGCACTCGGTGGTGCTGATTCGCGGCGGCCGGGTGAAGGATTTGCCCGGTGTGCGCTATCACGTGCTGCGCGGGGTTCTGGACACGCAGGGCGTGAAGAACCGCAAGCAATCGCGTTCCAAATATGGCGCCAAGCGGCCCAAGTAA
- a CDS encoding DUF423 domain-containing protein yields MTRLIPALAAFNAMLALTVGTFAAHGIPPGQARDWIMTGVLFQLPHVAAVFALLGWRSDRATHYGALGLALGSLIFAADLYALALGAPRWIAALAPIGGTTMMFAWFWIAILALAGDRFRLP; encoded by the coding sequence ATGACCCGCCTCATCCCCGCCCTCGCCGCCTTCAACGCCATGCTGGCGCTGACCGTCGGCACCTTCGCCGCGCACGGCATCCCCCCCGGCCAGGCGCGGGACTGGATCATGACCGGCGTGCTGTTCCAGCTGCCGCACGTCGCCGCGGTCTTCGCCCTGCTCGGCTGGCGCTCCGACCGCGCCACCCATTATGGCGCACTCGGCCTCGCGCTGGGCAGCCTGATCTTCGCCGCGGACCTCTATGCGCTGGCGCTCGGCGCCCCGCGCTGGATCGCGGCGCTGGCCCCCATCGGCGGCACCACCATGATGTTCGCCTGGTTCTGGATCGCCATCCTGGCGCTTGCCGGCGACCGCTTCAGGCTGCCCTGA
- the rpsG gene encoding 30S ribosomal protein S7: MSRRRRPEKREILPDPRFGDVTLSKFMNLVMYEGKKSVAESIVYEALDTIETRAKREPVGVFHDALANVRPLVEVRSRRVGGATYQVPVEVRPERAQALAIRWLIASARKRAEKTMAARLSAELMEASNNRGSAVKKREDTHKMAEANRAFSHYRW; encoded by the coding sequence ATGTCCCGTCGTCGTCGCCCCGAGAAGCGCGAAATCCTGCCGGACCCCCGTTTCGGGGATGTCACCCTGTCGAAGTTCATGAACCTTGTGATGTACGAGGGGAAGAAGTCGGTCGCCGAATCCATCGTCTATGAGGCGCTGGACACCATCGAGACGCGCGCCAAGCGCGAGCCGGTGGGCGTGTTCCACGACGCGCTGGCGAATGTTCGCCCGCTGGTGGAGGTGCGCAGCCGCCGGGTGGGTGGTGCCACCTATCAGGTGCCGGTGGAAGTGCGGCCCGAGCGGGCGCAGGCGCTGGCCATCCGCTGGCTGATCGCGTCGGCGCGCAAGCGGGCCGAGAAGACGATGGCGGCGCGGCTGTCGGCCGAGCTGATGGAAGCGTCGAACAACCGGGGCTCCGCGGTGAAGAAGCGGGAAGACACGCACAAGATGGCGGAAGCCAACCGTGCCTTCAGCCATTACCGCTGGTAG